One genomic window of Blastocatellia bacterium includes the following:
- a CDS encoding AMP-binding protein translates to MAHAISERFNLAEAICRRHADSVTRVALLDAKPLAANCYTFGGLDYLSDKFASTLRDCGITAGDAVAVSLEQSAALVVAELGALKCGAAVVPLSPALDLSDLETIVNDSRVNALIAPFADRAAYAALAARADSITTLFLAGDSREAIHYEGAERSFWRDVFLASSDFIPVSTEADAPAFIFYLNTGGSTRRVVHSHAAMLGRLADFERLHDQAVGKGDALWCGEDWAAADLRRALIYPAWWRGCAVVTQSPSGLTGESALRLFEDCDVTSAFLHEDLLGGLLRLDESERARFNLKLRTVIARDEAVTGEFGQRVRERLGAQLVGISSQSDPG, encoded by the coding sequence ATGGCGCACGCCATCTCCGAGCGATTCAACCTCGCGGAAGCCATCTGCCGGCGGCACGCCGACAGCGTCACCCGCGTCGCGCTGCTCGACGCGAAACCGTTGGCGGCGAACTGTTACACCTTTGGCGGGCTGGATTACCTGTCAGACAAGTTCGCTTCGACGCTCAGAGATTGCGGCATCACGGCAGGCGACGCGGTAGCGGTGAGCCTCGAACAATCGGCGGCGCTTGTGGTCGCAGAGCTTGGGGCGCTCAAGTGTGGCGCGGCGGTTGTGCCGCTGTCGCCGGCGCTTGACCTGAGCGACCTTGAAACGATAGTCAACGACAGCCGTGTGAACGCCTTGATTGCGCCGTTCGCGGATCGCGCCGCCTATGCCGCTCTTGCCGCCCGCGCTGACTCGATCACCACGCTCTTTCTCGCCGGCGATTCGCGCGAAGCCATCCATTACGAAGGCGCGGAACGCAGCTTCTGGCGCGATGTCTTTCTCGCCTCTTCGGACTTCATCCCGGTCTCGACTGAAGCCGACGCGCCGGCTTTCATCTTCTACCTGAATACAGGCGGCAGCACGCGCCGCGTCGTTCACAGTCACGCGGCGATGCTCGGACGACTCGCCGATTTTGAACGTCTGCACGATCAAGCGGTTGGCAAAGGCGATGCTCTGTGGTGCGGCGAGGATTGGGCGGCGGCTGACCTGCGGCGAGCCCTGATCTACCCGGCCTGGTGGCGTGGCTGTGCGGTCGTGACGCAATCGCCTAGCGGACTAACGGGCGAAAGCGCATTACGTTTATTTGAAGATTGTGACGTGACATCGGCCTTCTTGCATGAAGATTTGCTGGGCGGGTTGCTGCGCCTGGACGAGAGCGAGCGGGCAAGATTCAATTTAAAACTGCGGACGGTCATCGCGCGCGACGAAGCCGTCACCGGCGAGTTTGGCCAGCGCGTCAGAGAACGGCTTGGCGCACAGTTGGTCGGCATTTCATCGCAATCTGATCCGGGTTGA
- a CDS encoding acyl-CoA dehydrogenase family protein, translating into MDFDLNETQKLFKSSARELFAQECPPEAVRAMIENGVPYSEALWQKLVEQGWTGLIFDEADGGMGLGYVEMAVAFEEMGHALVPGAFLSTVALAGSLVARAGNPSQRNQYLKAICEGEAKATVALLEAAGDWNPDAVQLQASETATGLTLNGTKLFVADAGAVNTIITVARIGSDLALAVVAADTPGLAIKPMPAIDATRHLYEVAYNNVEVAATQVLARGEAARAAIEQALDVATVALAAEMVGGMQWLLDATVEYAKTRKQFGKPIGQFQAIQHHCANMLLLTESARSAVYYAAWQLGNDAERAPLAVSVAKTYTSDAYREAGNLGIQVHGGIGFTWDEPMHFYYKRAKASELMFGDAAYHRERIARLVIDAAAPVKAAHGSGD; encoded by the coding sequence ATGGACTTTGATCTGAACGAGACGCAGAAGCTGTTCAAGTCGTCGGCGCGCGAGCTATTCGCGCAGGAGTGCCCGCCGGAAGCCGTGCGCGCCATGATCGAAAACGGGGTGCCGTATTCCGAGGCGCTCTGGCAAAAGCTCGTCGAGCAAGGGTGGACCGGCTTGATCTTTGACGAAGCCGACGGCGGCATGGGATTGGGCTACGTCGAGATGGCGGTGGCGTTCGAAGAGATGGGCCACGCCCTGGTGCCGGGCGCTTTTCTCTCGACCGTGGCGCTCGCCGGCTCGCTCGTCGCCAGGGCCGGCAACCCTTCGCAGCGCAATCAATACCTCAAAGCGATCTGCGAGGGCGAGGCGAAAGCCACCGTCGCGCTGCTTGAAGCCGCAGGCGACTGGAACCCTGACGCCGTGCAGTTACAGGCGAGCGAAACCGCGACCGGGTTGACGCTGAACGGCACGAAGCTCTTTGTCGCCGACGCCGGGGCCGTCAATACCATTATCACGGTGGCGCGCATCGGCTCTGATCTGGCGCTTGCAGTGGTGGCCGCTGACACGCCCGGCCTGGCGATCAAGCCGATGCCGGCCATAGACGCGACACGCCATCTGTACGAAGTCGCTTACAACAATGTCGAGGTCGCGGCGACTCAGGTTCTAGCGCGCGGCGAAGCGGCGCGTGCGGCAATCGAGCAGGCGCTCGATGTCGCCACCGTCGCGCTCGCCGCAGAGATGGTCGGCGGCATGCAGTGGCTGCTCGACGCGACGGTTGAGTACGCCAAGACGCGCAAGCAGTTCGGCAAGCCCATCGGCCAGTTCCAGGCGATTCAACATCACTGCGCCAATATGTTACTGCTCACGGAAAGCGCGCGCTCGGCGGTCTACTACGCCGCGTGGCAACTGGGCAATGACGCGGAACGAGCTCCCCTGGCCGTCTCCGTGGCAAAGACCTATACGAGCGATGCCTACCGCGAGGCCGGCAATCTCGGCATACAGGTACACGGCGGCATCGGCTTTACCTGGGACGAGCCGATGCATTTTTACTACAAACGGGCGAAGGCGTCCGAGCTGATGTTCGGCGACGCGGCCTATCACCGCGAGCGCATCGCCCGTCTGGTGATAGACGCCGCCGCACCGGTGAAGGCCGCGCACGGCAGCGGCGATTGA
- a CDS encoding acyl-CoA dehydrogenase, giving the protein MDLNLSPQEQQFRDEFRDWLASNRPDGWEDHARRGEGSRERFDFLRAWQKKMFEAGWVGIHWPKAYGGRGATLVEQTIFIEEMARQNAPPLINVLGLSLLGPTLIAYGNEAQKQRYLANILSADEIWCQGYSEPNAGSDLAALRTEAVRDGDHFIVNGQKTWTSFGHYADWCFAVVRTDPEAAKHKGLTYVLIDMHAPGVSVRPLKQMTGDAEFNEVSFRDVRVPVENVVGKINEGWNIAIATLMFERGTLGASLQITFKRQIERLMALSKELSHNGQPASQNPVIRQKLAQMYAETEIFRLNQMRTLTRMSKTGVPGPEGSIQKIFWSEMNQRMQQVAMEMLGPYGQLTDASDYAIDHGEWAHGYLRARGNTIEAGTSEIQRNIIGHFVLGLPKSY; this is encoded by the coding sequence ATGGACTTGAACCTTTCTCCGCAGGAGCAGCAGTTCCGCGACGAATTCCGCGACTGGCTCGCCAGTAACCGGCCCGATGGTTGGGAAGACCACGCGCGGCGCGGCGAAGGCTCGCGCGAGCGCTTCGACTTTTTGCGCGCCTGGCAAAAGAAGATGTTTGAAGCCGGCTGGGTGGGCATTCACTGGCCGAAAGCCTATGGCGGGCGCGGCGCGACGCTCGTCGAGCAGACCATCTTCATCGAAGAGATGGCCCGCCAGAACGCGCCGCCCTTGATTAACGTGCTGGGGCTTTCGCTGCTCGGCCCGACCTTGATCGCTTACGGCAACGAGGCGCAGAAGCAACGTTATCTCGCCAACATCCTGAGCGCCGACGAAATCTGGTGTCAGGGCTACTCAGAGCCGAACGCCGGCAGCGACCTGGCGGCGTTGCGCACCGAAGCGGTGCGCGATGGCGATCACTTCATCGTCAACGGTCAGAAGACATGGACGAGCTTTGGTCATTACGCCGACTGGTGCTTCGCCGTCGTGCGCACGGACCCCGAGGCCGCCAAGCACAAGGGGCTGACCTACGTGCTGATCGATATGCACGCGCCGGGCGTGTCCGTGCGACCGCTCAAGCAGATGACCGGCGACGCCGAGTTCAACGAAGTCTCGTTCCGCGACGTGCGCGTGCCGGTCGAAAACGTCGTCGGCAAGATTAACGAAGGCTGGAACATTGCCATCGCCACCTTGATGTTCGAGCGCGGCACGCTCGGCGCTAGCTTGCAAATCACCTTCAAGCGCCAGATCGAGCGGTTGATGGCTTTGTCAAAAGAGCTGTCGCACAATGGCCAGCCGGCAAGCCAGAATCCGGTCATTCGTCAAAAGCTGGCGCAGATGTATGCCGAGACCGAGATCTTCCGCCTGAACCAGATGCGCACGCTGACGCGCATGAGCAAGACCGGCGTGCCCGGCCCCGAAGGCTCGATTCAGAAAATTTTCTGGAGCGAGATGAATCAACGCATGCAGCAGGTGGCGATGGAGATGCTCGGCCCGTACGGCCAGTTGACCGACGCGAGCGACTATGCGATTGATCACGGCGAATGGGCGCACGGCTACTTGCGGGCGCGCGGCAACACCATCGAAGCCGGCACCAGCGAGATTCAGCGCAACATCATCGGCCACTTCGTGCTCGGCCTACCCAAGAGCTATTAA
- a CDS encoding ankyrin repeat domain-containing protein: MRRLRIIIPFIALGLLAGCAKPGQNNQNTVAANQPPVNAAATPAPGDSTPPLLREINAGNTDAVRQLIDSGANVNAASETGVTPLMNAAGMGNKEVVQLLLARGADVNAKTTGNYTALMQAALVGQTEIVKILLDAGADPSVKDIGGRSALTYAEDKGNKEIVAMLKNRK, translated from the coding sequence ATGCGACGCTTGCGAATAATCATTCCGTTCATTGCCCTGGGACTGCTTGCCGGCTGCGCGAAGCCGGGGCAGAACAATCAGAACACCGTGGCGGCCAATCAGCCGCCGGTTAACGCGGCGGCCACCCCGGCGCCTGGCGACAGCACGCCGCCGCTGCTGCGCGAGATCAACGCCGGCAACACCGATGCGGTGCGCCAGTTGATCGATAGCGGCGCTAATGTCAACGCCGCCAGCGAAACCGGCGTCACGCCGTTGATGAATGCCGCCGGCATGGGCAACAAAGAGGTCGTCCAGTTGCTGCTTGCCAGGGGCGCAGACGTCAACGCCAAGACGACCGGCAATTACACGGCGCTGATGCAGGCGGCGCTCGTCGGTCAAACCGAGATCGTCAAAATCCTCCTCGACGCCGGCGCCGACCCGAGCGTCAAAGACATCGGGGGCCGAAGCGCGTTGACCTATGCGGAAGACAAGGGCAATAAAGAAATCGTTGCCATGCTCAAGAACCGCAAGTGA
- a CDS encoding thioredoxin domain-containing protein: MKRVLSWLMATAFVCAGTVYAQIPAPQTQNPAPPAKKDEDCGCDVKLPEGRAAIVNGIKVTVQEIDEPIKDKIKDLQDQIIESRKNEVDLLINARLLDIEAKKRGVTAEKILQTEVEGKIVEPTDAEAQRFYQQNADKLQGSFNELKPQILAYLRAERMRILSKKLAEQLRATAQVKIVGQATPPATEADRARVLATINGEAITVGDVETALAPYIFVVQDQMYELRKAALEARINDILLDQEARKRNSSPTDLYRQEVGAKVKPPTDADAEKFYKENEKNLKGTYDELKVQIIQYLQSKAYEKAETDFAATLRKTATVESYLRAPESPVLKIALDDQPTKGNPDAAVTIVEFTDFQCPTCGKTAPVLEDLLKEYGQRVRLVVRDFPLDMHKNAEKAAEAAEAAREQGKYWEYTAILFKNQEALEVPKLKEYATQVGLDRARFDQALDSGKFYEKVQRDLREGEKLGINGTPTIFINGRRIRERTLEALKAAVEAALKSTASK; encoded by the coding sequence ATGAAACGCGTTCTCTCATGGTTAATGGCTACGGCCTTCGTCTGCGCCGGCACGGTCTACGCGCAGATTCCCGCGCCGCAGACTCAGAATCCGGCGCCGCCAGCTAAGAAAGACGAAGACTGCGGCTGTGATGTCAAGCTCCCTGAAGGCCGCGCCGCCATCGTCAACGGCATCAAAGTCACCGTTCAGGAAATTGATGAGCCGATCAAGGATAAGATAAAAGACCTGCAAGACCAGATTATCGAATCGCGCAAGAACGAAGTTGATCTGCTGATTAACGCCCGCCTGCTCGATATCGAAGCCAAGAAGCGCGGCGTCACCGCCGAGAAGATTCTGCAAACCGAGGTCGAGGGCAAGATCGTCGAGCCGACCGACGCCGAAGCGCAACGCTTCTACCAGCAGAACGCGGATAAGCTGCAAGGCAGTTTCAATGAGCTGAAGCCGCAAATCCTCGCCTACCTGCGCGCCGAGCGCATGCGCATCCTGTCGAAGAAACTTGCCGAGCAGTTGCGCGCCACGGCGCAGGTGAAGATTGTCGGTCAGGCGACGCCGCCCGCGACCGAAGCCGACCGCGCCCGCGTGCTGGCGACGATCAACGGCGAAGCGATCACCGTCGGCGATGTTGAGACGGCGCTCGCGCCCTACATCTTTGTGGTGCAGGATCAGATGTACGAGTTGCGCAAGGCAGCGCTCGAGGCGCGCATCAACGACATTCTGCTTGACCAGGAAGCCCGCAAACGCAACAGCTCGCCGACAGACCTCTACCGCCAGGAAGTCGGCGCCAAGGTCAAGCCGCCGACCGATGCTGATGCCGAGAAGTTCTATAAAGAAAACGAGAAGAACCTGAAAGGCACCTACGACGAGCTGAAGGTGCAGATCATTCAATACCTGCAAAGTAAGGCGTACGAAAAGGCCGAAACCGATTTCGCCGCGACGCTGCGCAAGACGGCGACCGTCGAAAGCTACCTGCGAGCGCCTGAGTCGCCCGTGCTCAAGATCGCCCTCGACGATCAGCCGACGAAGGGCAATCCCGACGCGGCGGTGACGATAGTCGAGTTCACCGATTTCCAGTGTCCGACCTGTGGCAAAACAGCGCCCGTGCTCGAAGACCTCCTCAAGGAGTATGGCCAGCGCGTGCGGCTGGTGGTGCGTGACTTCCCGCTCGACATGCACAAGAACGCCGAGAAGGCCGCCGAGGCCGCCGAAGCGGCGCGCGAGCAGGGCAAGTACTGGGAGTACACCGCCATCCTGTTCAAGAATCAGGAGGCGCTCGAAGTCCCGAAGCTGAAAGAGTACGCCACGCAGGTCGGCTTGGACCGCGCCCGCTTCGATCAGGCGCTCGATTCCGGCAAATTCTACGAGAAGGTACAGCGCGACTTGCGCGAAGGCGAAAAGCTCGGCATCAACGGCACGCCGACCATCTTCATCAACGGCAGGCGCATCCGCGAGCGCACGCTCGAAGCCTTGAAAGCCGCCGTGGAAGCCGCTTTGAAGTCAACAGCCAGTAAGTAG
- a CDS encoding tetratricopeptide repeat protein has protein sequence MSKKKRTRPQASPEIASPPPAARRSFSPSHRWILGLILAGTFLAFANTLANGFAYDDTTQILRNDQIRSFANLPTALTKEVWFWRVKQDQDPNKDAGPTTPYYRPLFTVYLMVGWALFGTWAPGWHLINVLMHLLAVSFLFLILKRITGDIKLTSIATLLFALHPLRVESVAWISGVTDLFLALFLLPSFYLYLRYRENGNKNYLAGSIFLFLFAAFSKEPAVAFPAFIAAYELFIAKPERPLAQRLRAAVFFPALFLMMALTYFVMRYNALGFVLNDPQFVSYPLHQVLLTIPIVICKYVGLLLWPMNLSIFHDTPMVTTPFSPRFLLPLLGVAALVYGGWRLWGQPVARFAILWFAINLLPVLNLSAFGTDFLVQERYVYIPSVGFTLLLAMALVRIPTGQRAKRLVTRAALALAMTPVVYGLSSLFVASGFALDDAPATRTGLSIAITLLVAAGLAFVPAERWQATRRLTIPGLIVGILALQMAGKTAAQNAFWKDDMTLWSHSAEVADDQAMAHFVLGHKYIDRQQMDKAVEELEKFMTLRQNNTIVLNNLAAAHLLRYEEEYTFDRSHADRGHIDRAIALCDAGLALNPAVSTQASMYDLLGKAYSYETPLKNLDRSIYFFQTSLRLEPENPIFSVHLGTAYFKQQKLDAAQEYLTRALQQTSEIPDLYKVLAAVYQLKGQLQEAIQYYDLYLKKTPNAVDAATITQQVKDLRAQLNPQS, from the coding sequence ATGAGTAAGAAGAAACGCACACGCCCGCAAGCCAGCCCGGAGATTGCCTCTCCGCCGCCGGCGGCGCGGCGGTCATTCAGCCCTTCGCACAGATGGATTCTCGGCCTCATCCTTGCCGGCACCTTTCTGGCCTTTGCTAACACCCTGGCCAACGGCTTCGCCTATGACGACACGACGCAGATTCTGCGCAACGATCAGATTCGCAGCTTTGCCAATCTGCCGACGGCGCTCACCAAAGAAGTCTGGTTCTGGCGCGTCAAGCAGGATCAAGACCCCAACAAAGATGCCGGGCCGACGACGCCATATTATCGCCCGCTGTTTACGGTTTACCTGATGGTCGGCTGGGCACTGTTCGGCACCTGGGCGCCGGGTTGGCACTTAATCAACGTGCTGATGCACCTGCTGGCGGTCTCTTTCCTTTTCCTGATCCTCAAGCGGATTACCGGCGACATCAAGCTGACGAGCATTGCGACGTTGCTCTTTGCCCTGCACCCTTTGCGCGTCGAGTCGGTCGCCTGGATATCAGGCGTCACCGATCTTTTCCTGGCGCTCTTCCTGCTGCCGTCGTTCTATCTCTACCTGCGCTACCGCGAGAACGGTAACAAGAATTATCTCGCCGGCTCGATCTTCCTTTTCCTGTTCGCGGCATTCTCGAAAGAGCCGGCGGTCGCCTTCCCGGCCTTCATCGCCGCTTATGAGTTGTTCATCGCCAAGCCGGAGCGCCCGCTGGCTCAACGCCTGCGCGCGGCAGTGTTTTTCCCGGCGTTGTTTTTGATGATGGCGCTCACCTACTTCGTCATGCGCTACAATGCGCTGGGCTTTGTCCTCAATGACCCGCAGTTCGTCTCCTACCCGCTGCACCAGGTGCTGCTGACGATTCCCATCGTCATCTGCAAGTACGTCGGGTTGCTGCTCTGGCCGATGAACCTGTCGATCTTTCACGACACGCCGATGGTGACGACCCCATTTAGCCCGCGTTTCCTGCTGCCGTTGCTCGGCGTCGCGGCGCTTGTGTATGGCGGGTGGCGACTCTGGGGCCAGCCTGTGGCGCGCTTCGCCATCCTGTGGTTCGCTATCAACCTCTTACCGGTCTTGAATCTGAGCGCCTTCGGCACAGACTTCCTGGTGCAAGAGCGTTACGTCTACATCCCGTCGGTCGGCTTTACCTTGCTGCTGGCGATGGCGCTGGTGCGCATTCCGACAGGGCAGCGGGCGAAGCGTCTGGTGACGCGCGCGGCGCTCGCGCTGGCGATGACGCCGGTCGTTTATGGGCTTTCAAGTCTGTTCGTAGCCAGCGGGTTCGCGCTTGACGACGCGCCGGCGACGCGAACCGGCCTTAGCATCGCCATCACGCTGCTGGTCGCAGCCGGGCTGGCCTTCGTACCGGCCGAGAGATGGCAAGCCACCAGGCGTTTGACGATACCAGGGCTGATTGTCGGCATACTGGCGCTGCAAATGGCGGGCAAGACCGCAGCGCAGAATGCATTCTGGAAAGATGACATGACCTTGTGGTCGCATAGCGCCGAAGTCGCCGACGATCAGGCGATGGCGCATTTTGTGCTGGGCCACAAATACATCGACCGTCAGCAGATGGACAAAGCCGTCGAAGAGCTTGAGAAGTTCATGACCCTGCGCCAGAACAACACCATCGTGTTAAACAACCTGGCGGCGGCGCACCTGCTGCGCTACGAAGAAGAATATACCTTTGACCGCTCGCACGCCGACCGCGGCCACATTGACCGCGCCATCGCCCTGTGCGACGCCGGCCTCGCCCTAAACCCGGCGGTCTCGACACAGGCATCGATGTACGATCTGCTGGGCAAAGCCTATTCCTACGAGACGCCGCTGAAGAACCTCGACCGCTCGATCTATTTCTTCCAGACCAGCCTGCGCCTGGAACCTGAGAATCCCATCTTCAGCGTCCACCTCGGCACGGCCTATTTCAAACAACAGAAGCTCGACGCCGCCCAGGAATACCTGACGCGGGCGCTTCAGCAGACCAGCGAGATTCCAGACCTCTACAAAGTGCTTGCCGCCGTCTACCAGCTTAAGGGGCAGTTGCAGGAAGCCATCCAGTATTACGACCTCTACCTGAAGAAGACGCCCAACGCCGTTGATGCCGCGACGATCACTCAACAGGTGAAAGACCTGCGCGCCCAGTTGAACCCGCAGAGTTAG